One Cryobacterium roopkundense genomic region harbors:
- the cydB gene encoding cytochrome d ubiquinol oxidase subunit II, translated as MDLNILWFWIIAFMFIGYFVLDGFDFGVGMSLPFLGKDDTDRRVLINTIGPVWDLNETWVIVAGASLFAAFPEWYATMFSGFYLPLLLILLALIVRGVSFEYRHQRPESAWKNWFDGMIIVGSAVPALLWGVAFANVVRGVPLDADFNYIGTVFDLLNPYALLGGLTTLLLFFTHGVIFVALKTEGDIRVRARRLAITVGLVTIVVAAVFLTWTTLAFGTLASGLLAAVAALTLVGAFVANLRGAERWAFGLMAVTIGLAVVTLFASLFPFVMPASNDPANSLTIENASSSAYTLTVMSWTALIGMPVILGYQAFTYWVFRKRIGRAHIEAAVH; from the coding sequence ATGGATCTCAACATTCTCTGGTTCTGGATCATCGCCTTCATGTTCATCGGGTATTTCGTGCTCGACGGCTTCGACTTCGGTGTGGGCATGTCCCTGCCCTTTCTCGGCAAGGACGACACCGATCGCCGGGTGCTGATCAACACCATCGGTCCGGTGTGGGACCTCAACGAGACCTGGGTCATCGTGGCCGGAGCTTCACTTTTCGCAGCGTTCCCCGAGTGGTATGCCACCATGTTCAGCGGCTTCTACCTGCCGCTGTTGCTCATCCTTCTCGCTCTCATCGTTCGCGGCGTGTCGTTCGAGTACCGTCACCAGCGTCCGGAATCGGCGTGGAAGAACTGGTTCGACGGCATGATCATCGTCGGTTCTGCTGTCCCCGCATTGCTCTGGGGGGTGGCTTTCGCCAACGTGGTTCGCGGCGTGCCGCTTGACGCCGATTTCAACTACATCGGTACCGTCTTCGACCTGCTCAACCCATACGCCCTGCTCGGCGGACTCACAACACTGCTGCTCTTCTTCACGCACGGGGTGATCTTCGTGGCGCTCAAGACCGAGGGCGATATCCGTGTGCGGGCGCGCCGCCTCGCCATCACCGTCGGACTCGTCACGATCGTCGTAGCGGCAGTGTTCCTCACCTGGACTACCTTAGCCTTTGGCACGCTGGCCTCCGGTCTGCTCGCGGCAGTGGCCGCCCTCACCCTGGTCGGTGCCTTCGTCGCGAACCTGCGCGGGGCGGAACGCTGGGCGTTCGGCCTGATGGCCGTGACCATCGGTCTCGCCGTGGTCACCCTGTTCGCGTCGCTTTTCCCTTTCGTCATGCCGGCGAGCAACGACCCCGCGAACAGCCTAACCATCGAGAATGCGTCATCGTCGGCTTACACCCTGACGGTGATGAGCTGGACCGCCCTGATCGGCATGCCTGTCATCCTCGGGTACCAGGCCTTCACCTACTGGGTGTTCCGCAAGCGCATCGGGCGCGCGCACATTGAGGCCGCCGTACACTAA
- the cydD gene encoding thiol reductant ABC exporter subunit CydD, producing the protein MRPLDPRLLRYATAARWFLFVGALLGLAQTLVVVAFAWLLSRVITLAIDGRPLEELTGSIAALAGVIVLRAVCVWLLDVAASRGAARVKTQLRARVLARLAERGPDFVAGRQGVRLATTVTSGLDALDNYFARYLPQLLLTALATPLIVVVMLVNDLASGITVIIVLPLIPVFMVLIGKATQAVQQNQWEALQRLGSGFLDVVGGLGTLKIFGRERRQFVRLRTITEDYRQRTMKVLRVSFLSGFVLELAASLSVALIAVSVGLRLVEGSLALSVGLFVLLLAPEAFLPIRQVGAQFHAAADGLAAAGEVFAILDEGESVDTGDVPTADAADPVDTTAAGLRLRSFTVRRDGRVVVDGLDAEFEAGQLTVISGPSGAGKSTLVAALLGFLPFEGDLSLGTRCILQGTSRSWLSWAGQRPGLLPGTVRDNVALGGTHIDPAVVAVSLAWAGLAELPHTSRLGVHGDGLSGGQAQRLAAARAIYRAQVHGCQVVVFDEPSSALDAEAELALLHGLRQLADQGRVVIVVSHRPHVVAAADRVLTMRESVHV; encoded by the coding sequence GTGCGACCACTCGACCCCAGGCTGCTGCGCTATGCGACGGCGGCACGCTGGTTCCTCTTCGTTGGAGCGCTGCTCGGGCTAGCCCAGACCCTCGTGGTTGTGGCGTTCGCCTGGCTCCTGAGCCGGGTGATCACACTCGCCATCGACGGTCGTCCGCTCGAAGAGCTCACCGGCAGCATCGCCGCACTCGCGGGTGTCATCGTTCTTCGTGCGGTGTGCGTGTGGCTCCTCGACGTGGCGGCGAGCCGCGGTGCCGCACGAGTGAAAACCCAGCTGCGCGCCCGGGTGCTCGCCCGGCTCGCCGAGCGGGGCCCCGACTTCGTGGCCGGCCGCCAGGGCGTTCGGCTGGCGACAACCGTCACCTCCGGGCTCGATGCTCTCGACAACTACTTCGCGCGGTACCTGCCCCAGCTGCTGCTCACCGCACTGGCAACGCCACTCATCGTGGTCGTCATGCTCGTCAACGACCTGGCGAGCGGCATCACCGTCATCATCGTGCTGCCGCTCATTCCAGTGTTTATGGTGCTCATCGGCAAGGCCACCCAAGCCGTTCAACAGAACCAGTGGGAGGCCCTGCAACGACTCGGCTCCGGGTTTCTCGATGTGGTCGGCGGGCTCGGCACTCTCAAGATCTTCGGACGAGAGCGGCGTCAATTCGTGCGCCTGCGCACCATCACCGAGGACTACCGTCAGCGAACCATGAAGGTGCTTCGAGTGTCGTTTCTGAGCGGATTCGTGCTCGAACTGGCCGCGAGCCTGTCCGTGGCGCTTATTGCGGTCTCGGTGGGTCTGCGCCTCGTGGAAGGATCTCTCGCCCTGTCTGTGGGGCTCTTCGTTCTGCTGCTCGCCCCGGAGGCCTTCCTGCCGATCCGACAGGTGGGCGCTCAATTCCACGCCGCGGCCGACGGCCTGGCGGCGGCGGGGGAGGTCTTCGCCATCCTGGACGAGGGGGAGTCCGTCGACACGGGCGACGTGCCCACAGCGGATGCCGCGGACCCTGTCGACACGACGGCCGCAGGGTTGCGGCTGCGCTCGTTCACGGTTCGTCGAGATGGCAGAGTCGTTGTCGACGGGCTCGACGCCGAATTCGAGGCAGGGCAACTCACTGTGATCAGCGGGCCCAGCGGAGCGGGCAAATCGACGCTCGTCGCGGCCCTGCTGGGTTTCCTACCGTTCGAGGGCGATCTCAGCCTCGGCACGCGCTGTATCCTCCAGGGCACCTCGCGCAGTTGGCTGTCCTGGGCCGGGCAACGTCCGGGCCTGCTGCCCGGCACGGTGCGGGACAACGTGGCGCTGGGGGGAACCCACATCGATCCCGCTGTGGTTGCAGTGTCCCTTGCCTGGGCGGGGTTGGCGGAACTCCCGCACACGTCGCGGCTGGGCGTGCACGGTGATGGGCTGTCCGGCGGCCAGGCGCAGCGGCTCGCGGCCGCCCGCGCCATCTACCGCGCACAGGTGCACGGCTGCCAGGTCGTGGTGTTCGACGAACCCAGTTCTGCCCTAGACGCCGAGGCCGAATTGGCGCTGCTGCACGGCCTCCGCCAACTCGCCGACCAGGGCCGGGTCGTCATCGTCGTCAGCCACCGGCCACACGTCGTCGCGGCGGCCGACCGGGTACTGACCATGCGGGAGAGCGTCCATGTTTAA
- the cydC gene encoding thiol reductant ABC exporter subunit CydC, with protein sequence MFKLSDESSAVLRLAQPRARRFLPGLAAGVLSALLAVGLLAVSAWLITRAAEMPPILFLSMAVVGVRAFALGRSVFRYLERVASHDAAFAQLSELRLGIFARILPLAPAGLARTGRGDLLSRLVRDVDDLQDLPLRVVQPVLVSGITAVLSVIGVWLILPAAGLALLCCLLVALGVGTLVVGRLSARAERGLAPLRGALADEILDIIENLDVLTLFGALDARLESFRRLDDRLRRATLRRALGVGVQSAVVSLSAGAATIAALVWGVPALGGGAAGVTGPAFVVIVLVPLAVFEVFALIPLAAGAWRRVRSSAERVASAVPLEIPREIPGDDVAEATAAPAPPASGPRLLELDRFGARWPGASTPAVAGVTLRLAPGDRVHLAGASGSGKTTLATALVRFLDYTGSYRLGGIEARDLPQQDVRRLVGLCEQRPWLFDDSIRQNLLFARDTATDAELEAVLHRVGLGAWTAERGGLDARVGERGALVSGGQAQRIALARALLADFPILIVDEPTANVDTEQGDLLVRDILRAAAADDRAVLLISHTPVPDDLITGRVTLD encoded by the coding sequence ATGTTTAAACTTTCTGACGAATCCAGTGCCGTGCTCCGGCTCGCGCAGCCCCGTGCGCGCCGCTTTCTTCCGGGTCTGGCGGCCGGGGTACTGAGTGCGCTCCTCGCGGTGGGGTTGCTCGCCGTTTCGGCCTGGCTCATCACCAGGGCTGCCGAAATGCCCCCGATTCTCTTCCTGTCGATGGCCGTCGTCGGCGTGCGCGCCTTCGCTCTCGGTCGGTCGGTCTTTCGATACCTCGAGCGCGTGGCCAGCCACGACGCCGCGTTCGCCCAGCTGTCCGAGCTCCGACTGGGAATTTTCGCGCGGATCCTGCCGCTGGCGCCGGCCGGCCTCGCGCGCACCGGGCGCGGCGACCTGCTGAGCAGGCTGGTCAGAGACGTCGACGATCTGCAGGACCTGCCGCTGCGCGTGGTCCAACCTGTGCTCGTGTCGGGGATCACCGCAGTGTTGAGCGTGATCGGGGTGTGGCTCATCCTTCCTGCGGCCGGGCTCGCGCTTCTCTGCTGCCTCCTCGTCGCCCTCGGTGTCGGCACCCTCGTGGTCGGCCGCCTGTCGGCACGGGCCGAACGTGGCCTGGCGCCCCTGCGCGGCGCACTCGCCGATGAGATTCTGGACATCATTGAGAACCTTGACGTTCTGACCCTGTTCGGTGCCCTGGACGCTCGGTTGGAATCCTTCCGCCGCCTCGATGACCGGCTGCGCCGCGCTACCCTGCGCCGTGCCCTCGGCGTGGGCGTCCAGTCCGCCGTCGTGTCGCTCTCTGCCGGCGCAGCCACGATCGCAGCCCTCGTGTGGGGCGTCCCCGCGCTGGGTGGGGGAGCCGCGGGTGTCACCGGTCCGGCTTTTGTCGTCATCGTGCTCGTTCCCCTCGCCGTCTTCGAGGTTTTTGCCCTGATTCCGCTCGCCGCCGGTGCCTGGCGCCGGGTGCGGTCGAGTGCCGAGCGCGTGGCATCTGCTGTCCCGTTGGAGATACCGCGAGAGATACCGGGCGACGACGTCGCGGAAGCGACTGCCGCTCCGGCGCCGCCGGCCTCCGGGCCGCGGCTGCTCGAACTCGACCGCTTCGGCGCCCGGTGGCCCGGGGCGTCCACGCCGGCTGTCGCCGGCGTAACCCTGCGCCTCGCACCGGGCGATCGAGTGCATCTGGCCGGTGCGAGTGGCTCTGGCAAGACAACCCTCGCCACTGCACTCGTGCGCTTTCTGGACTACACGGGTTCGTATCGACTCGGGGGGATCGAGGCCAGGGACCTGCCGCAGCAGGATGTGCGCCGGTTGGTCGGGCTGTGCGAGCAACGCCCCTGGTTGTTCGACGACAGCATCCGCCAGAACCTGCTCTTCGCCAGGGACACCGCAACCGATGCCGAGCTCGAGGCCGTTCTGCACAGGGTCGGGCTGGGTGCGTGGACGGCCGAACGAGGCGGCCTGGACGCCAGGGTGGGGGAGCGCGGGGCTCTCGTGTCGGGAGGCCAGGCGCAGCGCATCGCCCTGGCGCGCGCCCTGCTCGCTGATTTCCCCATCCTCATCGTGGACGAGCCGACGGCTAACGTGGACACCGAGCAGGGGGACCTGCTCGTGCGCGACATCCTGCGCGCGGCTGCTGCCGACGATCGGGCCGTGCTTCTCATCTCCCACACGCCGGTGCCCGACGACCTGATCACCGGCCGGGTCACGCTCGACTGA
- a CDS encoding DedA family protein, producing MNDILNWILETVSSVDPVLRTLLAGIGIMLETSVLVGLVVPGDTIVIVASTAVTNPTEYVALVIAVILGALTGESIGFALGRYFGPYIRRSRLGRRIGEANWQRAENYLERRGGLAVFISRFLPVLHSVIPLTVGMSSMRYRTFMAWTVPACILWSLAYVSVGSAAAGGYRELSDELHMAGYFFVGIIALFAVGIVLLKKWLHRRESRHMD from the coding sequence ATGAATGACATCCTCAATTGGATCCTCGAGACAGTGTCGAGCGTCGATCCCGTGCTGCGCACGCTGCTGGCCGGCATCGGCATCATGCTCGAAACATCCGTCCTGGTGGGCCTCGTCGTTCCCGGTGACACCATCGTGATCGTCGCAAGCACTGCTGTCACGAACCCCACGGAGTATGTGGCGCTCGTCATAGCCGTCATTCTGGGCGCGTTGACGGGCGAAAGCATCGGCTTTGCCCTCGGGCGCTACTTCGGTCCTTACATCCGACGCAGCCGTCTGGGCAGGCGCATCGGCGAGGCGAACTGGCAGCGCGCGGAGAACTACCTCGAACGCCGCGGCGGGCTCGCCGTGTTCATCTCACGATTCCTGCCCGTGCTGCACTCCGTTATTCCGCTGACCGTGGGCATGAGCAGCATGCGCTATCGCACCTTCATGGCCTGGACCGTACCGGCCTGCATACTCTGGTCGCTCGCGTACGTCTCGGTCGGCTCGGCCGCGGCCGGTGGCTACCGCGAGCTCAGTGACGAACTTCATATGGCGGGATACTTTTTTGTGGGTATCATCGCCCTGTTCGCTGTCGGGATCGTGCTGCTCAAGAAGTGGCTGCACCGCCGGGAATCCCGGCACATGGACTAG
- the pabB gene encoding aminodeoxychorismate synthase component I, whose protein sequence is MTGQIHSIPLQEWKDPARVFGALYSDHPYAFWLDAGSNARTGRSYMGVAAADSRFVTAVVGEGTVRVVTPGGAAGDVTLRQTVFEFLRSELPELRPTAGDEPDDDFDAAFRLGWVGWLGYELGAETVGTSVHASGHPDAALLEIDRAIMFDHGTRTVSLLARARPGLACTITDWAAEVELGLLTAPDRPRAGPVSSAPSSWRHSPERYAELIAECLLAIRAGDAYQVCLTNEICVNVDVDPVEAYLRLREGSPSHHGGLLRFGDRALLSASPEQFLQVTPTGRIRTKPIKGTRPRSADVARDRELVGELQGSDKERAENLMIVDLMRNDLGRVAELGSVSVSSLLAVESYPHVHQLVSTIEARLAIGVTGVDAVAACFPAGSMTGAPKHSAMGLIDRLEGGPRGLYAGAFGYFGLDGAVDLAIVIRSIVLGPGGATIGTGGGITALSDPEEEIEETRIKAAALLVALGAAPSSQGSGSAAGNHGE, encoded by the coding sequence GTGACTGGACAGATCCACAGTATTCCCCTGCAGGAATGGAAGGATCCGGCGCGCGTCTTTGGGGCGCTCTACTCCGATCACCCGTACGCGTTTTGGCTCGACGCCGGTTCCAACGCCCGCACGGGACGCAGCTACATGGGGGTAGCCGCGGCTGATTCCCGCTTCGTGACCGCAGTGGTGGGCGAGGGCACGGTGCGCGTGGTCACGCCCGGTGGGGCCGCCGGGGATGTCACCCTTCGGCAGACCGTCTTCGAATTTCTCCGGAGCGAACTTCCTGAGCTCCGTCCCACCGCCGGTGACGAGCCCGACGACGATTTTGACGCGGCGTTCCGGCTGGGTTGGGTCGGCTGGCTCGGCTACGAACTTGGAGCCGAGACCGTGGGCACTAGCGTGCACGCTTCCGGCCATCCCGACGCGGCCCTCCTGGAAATCGACCGCGCCATCATGTTCGATCACGGCACTCGCACGGTGAGCCTGTTGGCGCGGGCACGACCGGGGCTTGCCTGCACCATCACGGACTGGGCCGCTGAGGTTGAACTCGGCCTACTCACAGCTCCGGACCGACCGCGGGCGGGGCCGGTGTCATCCGCTCCCTCGAGCTGGCGCCATTCCCCGGAGCGCTACGCCGAACTGATTGCCGAGTGCCTTCTGGCCATCAGAGCCGGTGACGCCTATCAGGTGTGCCTCACCAACGAGATCTGCGTAAACGTCGACGTCGACCCGGTTGAGGCCTACCTGCGCCTGCGTGAGGGAAGCCCGAGCCACCACGGCGGGCTTCTTCGTTTTGGCGATAGGGCGCTGCTCAGCGCATCGCCGGAGCAATTCCTCCAGGTGACACCCACCGGGCGCATCCGCACAAAGCCCATTAAGGGGACCCGTCCTCGATCCGCAGACGTCGCGCGCGACCGGGAGCTGGTTGGCGAGCTCCAGGGCAGCGACAAAGAACGAGCGGAGAATCTCATGATCGTCGATCTCATGCGCAACGACCTCGGTCGTGTCGCGGAGCTTGGTTCAGTCTCGGTGTCCTCGCTCCTGGCGGTGGAAAGCTACCCCCACGTTCACCAGCTCGTGAGCACGATCGAGGCCAGACTGGCGATCGGCGTCACCGGCGTCGATGCCGTCGCGGCGTGTTTTCCGGCCGGGTCCATGACCGGGGCGCCCAAACACAGTGCCATGGGCCTGATTGACCGGCTGGAAGGAGGGCCACGGGGGCTCTACGCCGGCGCGTTCGGCTACTTCGGTCTGGACGGGGCCGTCGATCTCGCCATCGTCATTCGCAGCATTGTGCTCGGTCCCGGAGGTGCCACGATCGGTACCGGCGGCGGCATCACGGCGCTGTCGGACCCCGAGGAAGAAATCGAAGAGACGCGCATCAAGGCCGCCGCACTCCTCGTCGCCCTCGGTGCGGCCCCGTCAAGTCAAGGATCGGGGTCAGCGGCGGGCAACCACGGTGAGTAA
- the leuS gene encoding leucine--tRNA ligase, whose translation MYDFAAIQAKWQPIWEDLKPFSTSDPDDTRPRKYVLDMFPYPSGDLHMGHAEVYALGDIVARYWRHQGFNVLHPIGWDSFGLPAENAAIKRGIDPRGWTYDNIAQQKKSMKLYATSFDWDRELHTSDPEYYQWTQWLFLQLHKKGLAYRKDSWVNWDPIDQTVLANEQVLADGTSERSGAVVVKKKLTQWYFKITDYADRLLDDLNQLEGSWPAKVLNMQRNWIGRSIGADVEFAIEGRDERVTVFTTRPDTLFGATFMVVAPDCDLAAELVAESTPEVRTAFQDYLVRVQRSTEIERQATDRDKTGVFLGRYAINPVNGERLPIWAADYVLADYGTGAIMAVPAHDQRDLDFARAFDLPVRVVVDTNSPATGMIPVITQGMIDGTEELPALDPLSTGIALAGEGRLINSGPLNGMSKTTAIKRIVEQLAGDGLGRAAKNYRLRDWLVSRQRYWGAPIPIIHGADGSEIPVPDDQLPVLLPPSEGLDLKPRGTSPLGGAADWVNVANPIDGTPARRDADTLDTFVDSSWYFLRFLNPNDATKAFDPKEAEKWAPVDQYVGGVEHAILHLLYARFITKFLFDEGYVSFTEPFTALLNQGMVILDGSKMSKSKGNLVYFTEEIERHGVDAVRLTMAFAGPPEDDIDWADVSPVGSSKFLARAWRVARDVTSSPDVDWKSGDSALRRVTHRFLADAPALVESFKFNVVVARLMELVNATRKVIDTGAGPADAAVREAAEVTAMALNLFAPYAAEDMWQHLGYEPCIALVLWRKADLTLLVEESVTAVVQVDGKMRTLLEVSPKISSEDLEKMAREAVPVVRSIGDRQIVRVIVRVPKLVSIVTTG comes from the coding sequence ATGTACGACTTTGCGGCCATTCAGGCGAAGTGGCAACCCATCTGGGAAGACCTCAAACCCTTCAGCACGAGCGATCCCGACGACACCCGGCCGCGCAAGTACGTGCTGGACATGTTCCCGTATCCTTCGGGCGATCTGCACATGGGACATGCCGAGGTGTACGCCCTCGGAGACATCGTGGCCCGGTATTGGCGCCACCAGGGGTTCAACGTGCTCCACCCAATCGGGTGGGACTCCTTCGGGCTGCCCGCCGAGAACGCCGCCATCAAGCGCGGCATCGACCCGCGCGGCTGGACCTACGACAACATCGCCCAGCAGAAGAAGAGCATGAAGCTCTACGCCACGAGCTTCGACTGGGACCGCGAACTGCACACGAGCGACCCCGAGTACTACCAGTGGACCCAGTGGCTGTTTCTGCAGCTGCACAAGAAGGGCCTCGCCTACCGCAAGGACAGCTGGGTGAACTGGGACCCGATCGACCAGACCGTGCTCGCGAACGAGCAGGTGCTCGCCGACGGCACCTCCGAGCGCAGCGGCGCCGTCGTCGTCAAAAAGAAGCTCACCCAGTGGTATTTCAAGATCACGGACTATGCCGACCGCCTGCTCGATGACCTGAACCAGCTCGAGGGCAGCTGGCCGGCCAAGGTGCTTAACATGCAGCGCAACTGGATCGGGCGTTCGATCGGAGCGGATGTCGAATTCGCGATCGAAGGACGGGACGAGCGTGTCACCGTGTTTACTACCCGCCCTGACACCCTGTTCGGGGCCACCTTCATGGTCGTCGCGCCGGACTGCGACCTGGCGGCAGAACTCGTCGCCGAGTCCACGCCCGAGGTGCGGACTGCCTTTCAGGACTACCTCGTGCGGGTACAGCGCAGCACCGAGATCGAGCGGCAGGCGACCGACCGAGACAAGACCGGTGTGTTTCTCGGCCGCTATGCCATCAACCCGGTGAACGGAGAACGCCTCCCCATCTGGGCCGCCGACTATGTGCTCGCGGACTACGGCACGGGAGCGATCATGGCCGTGCCCGCGCACGACCAACGCGACCTCGACTTCGCCCGCGCGTTCGATCTGCCGGTGCGGGTCGTCGTCGACACCAATTCACCGGCCACGGGCATGATCCCGGTCATCACTCAGGGCATGATCGACGGCACTGAGGAACTGCCTGCGCTCGACCCGCTCAGCACAGGCATCGCCCTGGCGGGCGAGGGCCGCCTCATCAACTCCGGCCCCCTCAACGGCATGAGCAAAACCACGGCGATCAAACGCATCGTCGAGCAACTCGCCGGCGATGGGCTCGGCCGCGCGGCGAAGAACTATCGTCTCCGCGACTGGCTCGTCTCCCGCCAGCGCTACTGGGGTGCGCCGATCCCGATCATCCACGGCGCCGACGGCTCCGAGATTCCAGTGCCCGATGATCAGCTGCCGGTGCTGCTCCCACCTTCGGAGGGCCTCGATCTGAAGCCCCGCGGAACGTCGCCGCTGGGCGGCGCGGCCGACTGGGTCAACGTGGCGAACCCGATCGACGGCACGCCCGCACGCCGGGACGCCGACACCCTGGACACCTTCGTGGACAGCTCCTGGTATTTCCTGCGGTTCCTGAACCCGAATGACGCCACCAAGGCCTTCGACCCGAAGGAAGCCGAGAAGTGGGCCCCTGTCGACCAGTACGTCGGCGGGGTCGAGCACGCCATCCTGCACCTGCTGTATGCCCGCTTCATCACGAAGTTCCTCTTCGACGAGGGGTACGTCAGCTTCACCGAGCCCTTCACCGCGTTGCTGAACCAGGGCATGGTGATTCTCGACGGCTCGAAGATGTCCAAGAGTAAGGGCAACCTCGTCTACTTCACCGAGGAAATCGAACGCCACGGCGTCGATGCGGTGCGCCTCACCATGGCCTTTGCCGGTCCTCCGGAAGACGACATCGACTGGGCGGATGTGTCCCCGGTGGGCTCGTCCAAATTCCTGGCCCGCGCATGGCGCGTCGCCAGAGACGTCACGAGTTCCCCGGACGTCGATTGGAAATCGGGCGACAGCGCGCTTCGTCGGGTGACGCATCGATTCCTGGCCGACGCTCCGGCCCTGGTGGAATCCTTCAAGTTCAACGTCGTAGTGGCGCGCCTCATGGAGCTCGTCAATGCAACGCGCAAGGTGATCGACACTGGAGCCGGACCGGCGGATGCCGCGGTGCGCGAGGCCGCGGAGGTCACGGCCATGGCGCTGAACCTGTTCGCACCCTATGCGGCAGAAGACATGTGGCAGCACCTCGGCTACGAACCCTGCATCGCCCTCGTGCTGTGGCGCAAGGCCGACCTCACCCTGTTGGTGGAGGAATCGGTGACGGCTGTGGTCCAGGTCGACGGAAAGATGCGCACCCTGCTCGAGGTGTCTCCGAAGATCTCGAGCGAGGACCTCGAGAAGATGGCGCGTGAGGCCGTTCCGGTGGTGCGATCGATTGGCGATCGGCAGATCGTGCGCGTCATCGTCCGCGTACCGAAGCTCGTCTCCATCGTCACCACGGGCTGA
- a CDS encoding ComEA family DNA-binding protein: protein MQQDFPDDLDRLSPQSRAPERGHGRLGVGAAIVLLIATLVIAVVVSAFAQPAERPVASGPGAPSTAPSTAFGSHSPEESTPPALLVHVLGAVRNPGLFEVVPGARVLDAVAQAGGLTDQADQAGINLARVLTDGEQFYVPRVGESPPAPMPGASTGQAGAPTAKVNINTGAAADLDTLPHVGPMMAQRIIDYRTANGPFSSVDDLRNVTGIGDKTFEALKDLVTT, encoded by the coding sequence ATGCAGCAGGATTTCCCCGATGACCTCGACCGGCTGAGCCCGCAGTCCCGTGCCCCGGAGCGCGGGCACGGGCGGCTCGGCGTGGGCGCGGCGATCGTGCTGCTGATCGCCACGCTCGTGATTGCCGTCGTGGTCTCGGCGTTCGCCCAGCCCGCCGAGAGGCCGGTCGCCTCAGGTCCCGGTGCCCCCTCGACCGCGCCGTCGACGGCCTTCGGCTCGCACAGCCCAGAGGAATCAACGCCGCCCGCGCTCCTGGTGCACGTGCTCGGCGCGGTCCGAAACCCCGGCCTCTTTGAGGTCGTTCCGGGGGCCCGCGTCCTGGACGCTGTCGCGCAGGCCGGGGGACTGACAGACCAGGCCGACCAGGCCGGCATCAATCTGGCGCGCGTGCTCACCGACGGCGAACAGTTCTACGTGCCCCGTGTCGGCGAGTCTCCACCGGCGCCGATGCCCGGCGCCTCGACCGGCCAGGCCGGCGCTCCAACGGCCAAAGTTAACATCAACACCGGGGCGGCCGCCGATCTCGACACCCTGCCGCACGTGGGGCCGATGATGGCCCAGCGCATCATTGACTACCGCACCGCCAACGGTCCTTTCTCGAGCGTCGACGACCTGCGCAACGTCACGGGAATCGGCGACAAGACCTTCGAGGCGCTGAAGGACCTGGTCACCACGTGA